A genomic stretch from Malus domestica chromosome 15, GDT2T_hap1 includes:
- the LOC114821629 gene encoding uncharacterized protein, whose translation MQTMRKPVKYWKTNSLEIKISEMASNQKQQSRKPAEGEAKGKVEEELSMKDSPYLQYDNLEDYKRQAYGTEGHQQVEPGRGAGSTEAPTVSGTTVSSQGIMDDVDYSMPVGAGTTPAFFLK comes from the exons ATGCAAACCATGAGAAAACCAGTGAAATATTGGAAGACAAATAGCCTAGAAATCAAGATCTCTGAGATGGCGAGCAACCAAAAGCAGCAGAGCAGAAAGCCAGCTGAGGGCGAAGCAAAAGGGAAGGTGGAGGAAGAGCTGTCGATGAAGGACAGTCCGTACCTGCAGTACGATAACCTGGAGGATTACAAGCGCCAGGCATACGGAACGGAAGGCCACCAACAGGTGGAGCCAGGGCGAGGTGCTGGCTCCACAGAAGCCCCCACCGTTTCCGGCACCACTGTCTCCTCTCAGG GGATAATGGATGATGTTGATTATTCGATGCCCGTAGGCGCAGGGACGACTCCGGCATTTTTCTTAAAATGA